One region of Parambassis ranga chromosome 21, fParRan2.1, whole genome shotgun sequence genomic DNA includes:
- the gpr183a gene encoding G-protein coupled receptor 183-A has protein sequence MKMGSAAVPVTSDNVSAQNESTCDLYAHRDYARILMPLFYSVVFVVGLLGNCLALHVIRPNLKKMNSTTLYSLNLVISDILFSLSLPLRIAYYAQGFHWSLGEPLCKISGLVFYINTYAGVNFMTCLSVDRFIAVVLPLRFSRLRKVSNVRYICVAVWLLVLAQTLPLLGMPMTERDSSNITTCMEYPTFDKIPNIATMLIGAVFLGYVFPVITILVCYSVLCSKLHSTAKKNHLTGKSGRNRKAIGVICCVSLVFVVCYSPYHIDLLQYMIRKLQSNPGCAEFAAFQVSLHITVCLMNFNSCLDPFIYFFACKGYKKKLLKLLKRQVGMSFSSVVRTSPEGSSKDFIDGNKIQLNSSVVGTASERLTDRRSYLPEN, from the coding sequence ATGAAGATGGGTTCTGCTGCTGTGCCTGTGACCTCCGACAACGTCAGCGCCCAGAATGAGTCTACCTGTGACCTGTACGCGCATCGGGATTACGCCCGGATCTTAATGCCTCTTTTCTACAGCGTCGTGTTCGTGGTGGGGCTGCTGGGTAACTGCCTGGCCCTCCACGTCATCCGTCCCAATCTGAAGAAGATGAACTCCACCACGCTGTACTCTCTGAACCTGGTCATTTCTGACATCCTCTTCTCCCTTTCCCTGCCTCTGAGGATTGCCTACTACGCCCAAGGCTTTCACTGGTCTCTGGGCGAGCCTCTGTGTAAGATATCGGGCCTCGTCTTCTACATCAACACCTACGCAGGGGTCAACTTCATGACCTGCCTCAGCGTAGACCGCTTCATCGCTGTGGTGTTGCCTCTGCGCTTTTCTCGTCTCAGGAAAGTCAGCAATGTGCGCTAcatctgtgttgctgtgtggcTGCTGGTCCTGGCGCAGACCCTCCCCCTTCTCGGCATGCCTATGACCGAAAGGGACAGCAGTAATATCACCACCTGTATGGAATACCCCACCTTTGACAAAATTCCTAACATTGCCACTATGCTGATTGGTGCTGTGTTCTTGGGTTATGTCTTCCCCGTTATCACCATCCTGGTGTGTTATTCTGTCCTGTGCTCCAAACTCCACTCAACAGCCAAGAAGAACCATTTGACGGGAAAGTCTGGCCGGAACCGCAAGGCCATCGGCGTGATCTGCTGCGTGTCCCTAGTGTTTGTGGTCTGCTACAGTCCCTATCACATCGACCTCCTGCAGTACATGATCCGCAAGCTGCAGTCGAATCCTGGTTGCGCGGAGTTCGCGGCCTTTCAGGTGTCGCTGCACATCACCGTGTGTCTGATGAACTTCAACTCCTGCTTGGATCCGTTTATCTACTTCTTTGCTTGTAAGGGATACAAGAAGAAGCTCTTGAAGCTGCTGAAGCGGCAGGTCGGCATGTCTTTCTCCAGCGTGGTGAGGACGTCACCTGAGGGCTCCTCCAAGGACTTCATCGACGGGAACAAGATCCAGCTCAACAGCTCTGTCGTTGGCACGGCCAGTGAGAGACTCACAGACAGGAGATCATACCTGCCTGAGAACTGA